In Candidatus Acidiferrales bacterium, the genomic stretch GAATCAGTGGGACTTCAGTCCGGAGTATGTACTGGTTATCGAACCGACGAGTCCTTTTCACAAGAGTGCGACCATCAATGTGGATTTGAAGGCAGGATTGCCGAGCAGCATCGGTCCGCTTGGAATGGTCAACGATGCGTCGTTTTATTTTACGACGTACAACGAATTCAACTTCAACGGCATGGATAATACGGACCATCATCGGCCCGATGAACACATTCGACTGATTTTCTCTAATCCCGTGTGGTTAAGAGACCTCGCCAAGCACATCGATTTCCAGCCGCACGTCGAGATTCCACCGGAATATGCACAAAACGAATATCACAAGAGCGACGGACTGTATTTGAGTCTTCCACTTCTGCCGGATACGCAATACGTCGTCAAAATTGACAAATCGTTGAAAGATATTTTCGGCAATGAGCTCGGGAAGGATGTGACCTTTACTTTCACGACCGGCGACTTTTCTCCTTATGTTTCGATGGTGACGGGGCAGGGTCTGCTCGAAGCTTACGGACCGAAGACATGCCAGCTTGTCGCCCGCAACATGGACAGCGTACAGCTTCGAATGGCGTCGATAACTGAGAACGATGTGATTCCTCTCCTTTCTCACGACGATCTTTTCAACGACAATGTCGATCCGTCTTATGTCCAGTCCAACATAGACAAAATCTGGCAGCTGCATCTGAGGCGGAACAAGCTCACGAGGCTTCCCGTGCATTTAGATGAAGCAATGAACAATCAGAAGACCGGGTTTGTCTTCGCGGCAATAAACACGCTGAATCCGAGAAAAGATTCTCGCGAATATTACAAAGCCTTCTTCCAGGTCACAGAGCTATGCATCACCGCAAAATTTTCTGCGGATAACAATCTTGTCTGGGTGACGCATTCGAAGGATGCCACACCGGTCGACGGCGCGGAAGTACAGGTTCGCGGCGACGATAATAAAATACTCTGGACCGGGAAAACAGATTCGCAGGGCCTGGTTGAGACACCGGGATGGGGAGAGCTTAACATCCCTCAAAAACAGTGGGGCGGCCAGCCGCAAGTTTGGATATTCGCAAGACATGGCGACGATGTGGCGTTCACGCGAACCGAAGAAGGGACAGGCATCGAGCCGTATCGTTTCAATATCGACTACAACTGGCGTCCGCAGTACCAGCCGTGGAGCGGATCGATCTTTACGGACAGAGGTCTTTACCGCGCGGGTGAAAGTGTTTTCATAAAAGGAATTGTGAGAAGGCGCGTGAAGGACGATTGGCAAATTCCGAAATACAAACGCGTGCTGGCTCGAGTGATGGATTCGCAAAACGAAGTCGTTTTACAGGACACGGTTTTACTGTCCCCCTACGGCGCCTTCACCGATTCGTTGAATCTGAAGCCGACCGCACATCTTGGCGATTACCGGATTGAAGCGTTGGTTCCTTCCACCGCGAGAGAAGAGGACGAAAACGAGTATGAAGAAGGAGGGCAATCTCCGAAAGTTGAAGGATACGCGGTCTTCGCTTCGGGTGAGTTCAGCGTCGAAGCATTTCGGCCGGCGGAATTTGAAGTGACGAATCGTTTCTTGCAGGACAGCTACATCGTCGGAGACACGTGTCACGGAACGATCAATGCGCGGTATCTTTTCGGAGCCCCGATGAGAAATGAGAAAGTAGAATGGCGTTTGAGGTCGATGCCGAGTTATTTCCAGCCTCCCGATCATGAGGAATATTCGTTCGGATCCGATTCGTGGCTCTGGAGTGAAGAAAATTATTCCAATGAGAGCCAGCTTCTCGCATCCAACGATACGACTCTCGACAACGAAGGATCCTTGTCGGTTTCTGTGCCATTACCCGTCGGAACACTCGTTGGCACAAAGTCACTGATGCTGGAGGCAGATGTCACATCACCGAGCAGGCGCGTGGTTTCCGGTCGCACCGGGGCCGTTGTGCACGGCGGCGAGTATTACATCGGTATCAAACGTTCATCGACTTTCTTGACCACACAGGACACACTTCGGTATTCTTTGATAACTGTTCATCCCAATGGAAAAATCTTTGCCGGTCAGAATCTCGATGTGAAGCTCATAAAACGCGAGTGGATTTCGGTGCGGAAAGCCGGAGCCGACGAACGATGGTACTGGGAAACGGAAAAAACAGATTCGACGATCGTCGAAAACAAGATTACTACGGCCGATTCTGCGGGCGAAAATTTGTTTCTTCCGAAGGCTGCGGGATTATACTTCATAACCGCCGATGGCCATGACACGCGCGGGAACGAAATCCAGGCAAGCGCATATTTCTATGTTGCGGGATCGGGCTATGTCGCGTGGGAACGATCGGACGACGATCGGATTGAAATTGTTTCCGATGCGAAAAGTTACAAACCGGAGAGCGTTGCCCGGCTGATCGTCAAATCTCCTTATGAAAAAGCGATTGCCTTAATCTCGATGGAGAGAGATGGCATCATTAGAGAATGGACGACCGAATTGGTCGGAAGCGCTCCTGAAGTTGACATCCCTTTGGGAAAAGATTGTCTTCCGAACGTTTTTGTCTCCGTCGTTCTTCTTCAGGGCCGCCTCTCGAACATCCAGCCGACCGAAAGCGATGATATCGGGAAGCCTTCGTTCAAAATCGGCTATATAAATCTCCCCGTCGATCCGGGCACAAACCACCTTTCAGTGAATGTCGCCTCCAACCGTCCTACATACCATCCGGGCGATTCGGTCACTGCGACGGTCGTAGTAAAGAACGCTTCAGGTGCCGGCGAAAAGTCCGACGTGACAATAAGTGTCGCAGACGTCGGCGTGTTGAACCTGATCGGGTATGAGTTGCCCGATCCTTTCGAGCTGTTTTTTGGTCCGCGGCCATTAGGAGTGAGCACTTCCGAGATG encodes the following:
- a CDS encoding Ig-like domain-containing protein; amino-acid sequence: MKSCFALLLVLTLTQLPQMVHASYPVQNQAADSLQIISATPKGQTETRDQSRMIVVIFNKPMVPLQELPQFEEKGPLTFEPQLSGKYRWLGTSTLTFVPSDTLPFATEYRVKVPAGVKALDGSILKSGYEWTFQTPRPVLVRTIPEEPRGEYTSPWKWVELNQLIYLQFNQPIDPSRATRFVSLKENSQPINFSLRYPKPEEMTKNQWDFSPEYVLVIEPTSPFHKSATINVDLKAGLPSSIGPLGMVNDASFYFTTYNEFNFNGMDNTDHHRPDEHIRLIFSNPVWLRDLAKHIDFQPHVEIPPEYAQNEYHKSDGLYLSLPLLPDTQYVVKIDKSLKDIFGNELGKDVTFTFTTGDFSPYVSMVTGQGLLEAYGPKTCQLVARNMDSVQLRMASITENDVIPLLSHDDLFNDNVDPSYVQSNIDKIWQLHLRRNKLTRLPVHLDEAMNNQKTGFVFAAINTLNPRKDSREYYKAFFQVTELCITAKFSADNNLVWVTHSKDATPVDGAEVQVRGDDNKILWTGKTDSQGLVETPGWGELNIPQKQWGGQPQVWIFARHGDDVAFTRTEEGTGIEPYRFNIDYNWRPQYQPWSGSIFTDRGLYRAGESVFIKGIVRRRVKDDWQIPKYKRVLARVMDSQNEVVLQDTVLLSPYGAFTDSLNLKPTAHLGDYRIEALVPSTAREEDENEYEEGGQSPKVEGYAVFASGEFSVEAFRPAEFEVTNRFLQDSYIVGDTCHGTINARYLFGAPMRNEKVEWRLRSMPSYFQPPDHEEYSFGSDSWLWSEENYSNESQLLASNDTTLDNEGSLSVSVPLPVGTLVGTKSLMLEADVTSPSRRVVSGRTGAVVHGGEYYIGIKRSSTFLTTQDTLRYSLITVHPNGKIFAGQNLDVKLIKREWISVRKAGADERWYWETEKTDSTIVENKITTADSAGENLFLPKAAGLYFITADGHDTRGNEIQASAYFYVAGSGYVAWERSDDDRIEIVSDAKSYKPESVARLIVKSPYEKAIALISMERDGIIREWTTELVGSAPEVDIPLGKDCLPNVFVSVVLLQGRLSNIQPTESDDIGKPSFKIGYINLPVDPGTNHLSVNVASNRPTYHPGDSVTATVVVKNASGAGEKSDVTISVADVGVLNLIGYELPDPFELFFGPRPLGVSTSEMISHLVEQRSYGEKGEDVGGGGAAFASVEMRGDFRLTAYWNPSIETDDSGRVTVRFKLPDNLTQFKIMAVAQTKESEFGRGSSTFRVNKDFLLQAALPRFARFGDSFEAGVVATNYTETPGHVSLRATATGEVKRGGKEVVDFDLKPGESKEIRFSYTAIGIGSAQFNFQGVMKKIDSTMASGGPDSLSMTDGITLKLPVEVPRMKESVALYESTTDSANQALIVPRDIYANLGELELTTASTALGGLEGSVDYLFQYPYGCLEQQMSRILPIILGKDMVDAFHLPILKGRDAHAVAQKGLDEIGEYQTGNGGLSIWKGDRWDYPCVTAYTLYVMAEAKAHGYRIDQEVANKVIEYCKNFLHATFNQSSPYDIHAWYGVKSMMLYALALHAQAEPAYMQQLFLLRDELPIFARALLLKAIHASTKNDPMESELVRNLMNQMKITSTTAHFEEPDWEGLEWIYSTNTRTTAIILQALLEVGSRDPVLSKVVRWIMQEQRVGRWRSTQENVYVVDALSTYFRAFESETPYFKATISVAGKQILQQMFEGRNLNTNTSTHSLASFKPGEQLPVSVKKLGAGILYYGVRMNYYPVKDSIPRDEGIALLKTITPLRGSIKGDGGYDAGSSFKVTLTVVTPQERNFVVVDDPLPAGFEAVNLNFETESSELGRQLGEEQSSEDEYWWGGFNHVEQKDDRVLLFADALFAGVHTYSYIVRATTYGTFSMPATYAEQMYAPDVFGRTTSKTIVVK